GGGCCTGGGCCAGGACGTCCGGCCGGCGCAACTGGTTCTGGAGCTTGCTGCGGGACAGGTTGAAGCGATTTTTCCCCATGGGAACCACCGCGGGACCGGCGGCCGGCGAGGGCAGTGCGGCCGCCGAGGAACCGCCTGTGTCCTCATACATCAACAGACTTTCCTTCTTGCCGCCGCGGGAAATGATGACGCGGTCATCGTAGACCGCGGCCAGGGTGACTCCGGTCGTAACCTCGTCGCCGACTGCAAAGGGCGCCTGTTCGCCGCCATTGACGCTGATCAGGGCGTGGCTGTCGTTGCCGGCCGAGATGATGCCGTTCAGCACCAGGTTGAGACTCGATACCGGAATGCTGTCCAGAGCGGGGGTTGCGGCGACATCGGCCTTGCCGAACAAATGGGCCGACACCAATGCGTCCGCCGATGCAGGCGCCGACGGGATCGCGGCCTCGGCCGGCAGGGTTACGGGGGCCACCGGCGGGTGGATCAGGGTCCAGGTCCAATGGGCCGCTCCACTGGCAAGAAGCAGGGCGGCTATGAGATTCAGTACCCTGGGGAACCAGGGTGACGAAGGCAACTCTGGAAGGTGCAGAAATCCGGCGGACACGTATGATTTTCCCTTTCTGAAGGACGCGCAGGCCCTTCGTGGCTCGTTCTACTTTATTATTGCAGGATCAGCCGAAAAGTTACATGACGGCCGCAAAATATTCCAGTAAATAGCTGAAACTTATTCATAAAGTTGTAAAACTGCCGCCGAGGCCATGGGGCTTTCCCGGGCCTCGCGATTGGGGTCAAATACCGCAGTGAGCAAGCCATTCGTCCATCTGCACGTCCATTCGGAGTATTCCCTCTACGACAGCACCGTGCGTATCCGTCAACTGGTTGCGGCTGCCCGTGATCATGGCATGCCCGCCGTTGCCCTGACCGACCTGGCGAACCTGTTCGGTGTGGTGAAGTTCTATCGTGCGGCCCTGGCGGCGGGGGTGAAACCCCTGATCGGTTCTGACGTCTGGCTGGAGAACCCCGTCGATCATCACAAGCCCTGGCGATTGCTGTTGTTGTGCCAGGATCTGAACGGCTACCGCAACCTGTGCCGTCTGCTCAGTCGCGCCTATACCGACGGCCAACACTCGGGCCGGCCCTGCGTCAGCAAGGACTGGTTACGCGGCGCGAGTGACGGCCTGATCGCACTTTCGGGTGCTCACGAGGGTGAGATCGGTCAGGCGCTGATCGGCGGCAATGAGCGCCTGGCGGAAGACCTGCTAGACGAGTACCGCACGCTGTTTCCCGATCGGTTCTATCTGGAATTGCAGCGCACCGGCCAGCCGTACCAGGAGGAACTGGTGCATGGAACTGTCGCCCTGGCGACCCGGACCGGTACCCCGCCTGTGGCAAGCAACCACGTTCACTTTCTCGAACGCGAGGATTTTTCCGTGCACGAAGCGCGGGTCTGCATTCAGGAAGGTCGGGTACTGACCGACCCGCGCCGCCCGCGCCGCTATACGGAGCAACAGTACTTCCGCTCGTCCGGGGAAATGGAAGAGGCGTTCGCGGACATTCCCGAGGCGCTCGAGAATACCGTCGAGATCGCGCGCCGCTGCAATCTGCAGCTTCAATTTGGGACCTACTTCCTGCCCGACTTTCCGGTTCCGGAAGGTCTGACCATTGACGAACTTTTGCGTCGGGAGGCGAATGCCGGGCTGCAAGAGCGGATCACAAGCTCGGAGGCTGCGGGCGAAACTATCGATCGTGAGGAGTACGACCAGCGTCTGGCCCGCGAGCTGGATGTAATCATCAAGATGGGCTTTCCCGGCTACTTTCTCATCGTTGCCGACTTCATTCGCTGGGCCAGGGAGAACGATGTGCCGGTGGGTCCAGGTCGTGGTTCGGGGGCTGGTTCCCTGGTGGCCTACGCCCTCGGCATCACCGACCTCGACCCGATCCGCTACGAACTGTTGTTCGAGCGCTTTCTCAATCCGGAACGCGTGTCCATGCCCGATTTTGATGTCGACTTCTGCATGGAGAAGCGGGACCGTGTGATTGAGTACGTGACCGAGCGCTATGGCAAGGACAAGGTCTCCCAGATCATCACCTACGGCACCATGGCAGCGAAGGCAGTGGTGCGTGATGTCGGGCGGGTGATGGACCATCCCTATGGTTATGTCGACAAACTGGCCAAGCTCATCCCCTTCGAAATCGGCATGACCCTGGACAAGGCCCTGGAACAGGAGCCGGCCCTCAAGGAACGGTACGACAACGAAGAGGATGTGCGCGAGCTGATCGATATGGCCCGGTCGCTGGAAGGGCTTGCCCGAAATGCGGGCAAGCACGCCGGTGGCGTGGTCATTGCGCCGTCAGCATTGACGGATTTCATGCCGCTGTATTGTGAACAGGGCGGCAAGCAGCTGGTTTCCCAGCTCGACAAGGACGACCTGGAAGCGCTTGGGCTGGTGAAGTTCGATTTCCTTGGGCTGCGCAATCTCACCATCATCGACAAGGCGGTGAAGATCATCAATCGGGAGCGCGCTGTCGCCGGAGAAGTGCCACTGGATATCGATCAGATCCCCATCGATGACGTACCCACGTACGAGTTGCTCAAGTCGTGCAAGACCACGGCCCTGTTCCAGCTCGAATCGCGCGGGATGAAGGACCTGATCCAGCGCTTGCGTCCCGATCATTTCGAGGAAATCGTTGCGCTGGTGGCCCTGTTCCGTCCGGGACCCCTGCAGTCCGGCATGGTGGACGACTTCATCAATCGAAAGCACGGACGCGCGCGTATCCAGTATCCCCATCCCAGCCTGGAGGCCATTCTCAAGCCGACCTACGGTGTCATCCTGTACCAGGAGCAGGTGATGCAGATCGCCCAGGTACTCTCCGGATATACCCTCGGGGGCGCGGATCTGCTTCGACGCGCCATGGGCAAGAAGAAACCGGAAGAGATGGCCAAGCAGCGGGATGTGTTTGTCAATGGCGCGAAGGAACGGGGCGTGGATGGCAAGCTGGCGTCAGATATCTTCGATTTGATCGAGAAGTTCGCGGGCTATGGCTTCAACCGTTCCCATTCTGCAGCCTACGCGCTCATCGCCTACCAGACCGCCTGGCTCAAGGCCCACTATCCGGCGGCATTCATGGCAGCGGTGCTGTCCTCCGATATGGACAACACGGACAAGGTGGTCACCATGATCGCCGAATGTCGCGACATGGGCCTGGAAGTCTCCGTCCCGGCAATCAACCGCTGTGGTTATGAGTTCCTGCCGGTCGATGGCGAAACCATCCTGTACGGGATTGGGGCCATCAAGGGTATTGGCGAATCGGCGATCGAAGCTATCCTGCAGGCGCGCGAGGAAGGCGGGCCGTTCGTGGACCTGTTCGATCTGTGTGCGCGCATCGATCTGCGCAAGGTCAACAAGCGCGTTCTTGAATCCCTCATCCGTTCCGGAGCGCTGGATGACCTGGGCGCCCACCGGGCCAGTCTGATGGCAACCCTGGCCACTGCCCTGCAGGCTGCCGGCCAGCACAGCAAGGACCGCGAGGCGGGCCAGGGCGATATGTTCGGCACCGCCGAGATCCAGGCGCCGGCCCACGGTTTCGTCGACGTGCCGGAGTGGAGCGAGGACCAGCGCCTGGAGGGCGAGAAGGATACACTCGGCCTGTACCTCAGCGGCCATCCCATTGCGCGCTATGAGCAGGAGCTGGCGCGCATTACCACAGCCACCATCGCCGCGCTCGACGGCCGCTCCGAACGATCGGTGGTGGCCGGGCTGGTCGTGGGTCTGCGGACCATGCAGACCCGCCGCGGGGACCGTATGGCCTTTGTCACCCTGGATGACCGTACCGGCAGGCTGGAACTGGCCGTGTTCTCCGATCTCTACACGTCGGCGCGCGAACAGCTGGCCAAGGATTCGCTGGTGGTGGTGGAGGGACAGCTGAGCGTCGATGAATATACCGGCGGATTCAAAATGCGTGCGGAGAAGATATATAATATAGATCAGGCCCGTTCTGAATTCGCCTCCCGTCTTGTTATCGACGTCGACGCTGACCGCGCCGGAAACGGCTTTGTCGCCGAGTTGAAACGGATTCTGGAACCCGCGGTACCGGGCGCCTGCCCGGTGTATATCCACTATCGCAGCGGCAATGCGGAAGCGGAGATTGTGCTGGGTGAGGAGTGGACCGTGGACCCGAGTGCCGCGGTAATCGACCGCCTGGCCGACCTTGCGGGGGAAGACCGCGTACGTGTGGTGTACTAGATCGATTCCCGGTTCCGGGTTGATTTGACGCGGACAGGAGAGAAAGGTGTTTTTGGCAAATGAACCAGTATTTTCTTGAATTTGAAAAACCCATTGCGGATCTCGAGGCCAAGATCGAGGCCCTGCGCTATGCCGGCGATGGCACCGATGTAAACATCAGTGAGGAGATTGGCCGACTGGAGGCCAAGAGCCGCAAGCTTACGGAACAGATCTTCGGTGGCCTGAATTCCTGGCAGATGTCCCAGGTGGCACGCCATCCGCAGCGGCCCTATAGCCTGGACTACGTTGGCCGCATGCTCAGCGAATTCCAGGAGCTGCATGGCGATCGCGTGTATGGTGATGACCCAGCCATCGTTGGCGGGTTGGCGCGCCTGGATGGCAAGCCCCTGGTCGTCATTGGTCATCAGAAAGGGCGCGACACCAAGGACAAGGTGTATCGCAATTTTGGTATGCCGCGACCGGAAGGTTATCGCAAGGCCCTGCGCCTTATGCACCTGGCCGAACGCTTTCGCCTGCCCATCCTTACCCTGATCGACACCCCGGGTGCCTACCCCGGCGTCGGTGCCGAGGAACGCGGACAGAGCGAGGCTATCGCGCGCAACCTCTACGTGATGGCCGGCCTCACCGTTCCCGTGGTCAGTGTGGTGATCGGGGAGGGCGGTTCGGGCGGGGCGCTTGCCATTGGCGTGTGCGATCGCCTGCTGATGCTGCAGTTTTCTACCTATTCGGTGATCTCGCCCGAGGGTTGCGCCTCCATTCTGTGGAAGAGCGCGGACAAGGCGGCGGCCGCCGCCGAGGCCATGGGTATCACGGCGCCGCGCCTGAAGGAGCTGGGGCTGGTGGACGAAGTTCTGCCCGAACCGCTCGGTGGTGCCCAGCGCGACGTGGACGCCATGGCGGCTACCCTGAAATCGGCGCTGATTGCCCGGTT
This genomic stretch from Acidiferrobacteraceae bacterium harbors:
- a CDS encoding acetyl-CoA carboxylase carboxyltransferase subunit alpha; this translates as MNQYFLEFEKPIADLEAKIEALRYAGDGTDVNISEEIGRLEAKSRKLTEQIFGGLNSWQMSQVARHPQRPYSLDYVGRMLSEFQELHGDRVYGDDPAIVGGLARLDGKPLVVIGHQKGRDTKDKVYRNFGMPRPEGYRKALRLMHLAERFRLPILTLIDTPGAYPGVGAEERGQSEAIARNLYVMAGLTVPVVSVVIGEGGSGGALAIGVCDRLLMLQFSTYSVISPEGCASILWKSADKAAAAAEAMGITAPRLKELGLVDEVLPEPLGGAQRDVDAMAATLKSALIARFNELTRIEPDRLVELRYQRLMKFGVFQEKD
- the dnaE gene encoding DNA polymerase III subunit alpha produces the protein MSKPFVHLHVHSEYSLYDSTVRIRQLVAAARDHGMPAVALTDLANLFGVVKFYRAALAAGVKPLIGSDVWLENPVDHHKPWRLLLLCQDLNGYRNLCRLLSRAYTDGQHSGRPCVSKDWLRGASDGLIALSGAHEGEIGQALIGGNERLAEDLLDEYRTLFPDRFYLELQRTGQPYQEELVHGTVALATRTGTPPVASNHVHFLEREDFSVHEARVCIQEGRVLTDPRRPRRYTEQQYFRSSGEMEEAFADIPEALENTVEIARRCNLQLQFGTYFLPDFPVPEGLTIDELLRREANAGLQERITSSEAAGETIDREEYDQRLARELDVIIKMGFPGYFLIVADFIRWARENDVPVGPGRGSGAGSLVAYALGITDLDPIRYELLFERFLNPERVSMPDFDVDFCMEKRDRVIEYVTERYGKDKVSQIITYGTMAAKAVVRDVGRVMDHPYGYVDKLAKLIPFEIGMTLDKALEQEPALKERYDNEEDVRELIDMARSLEGLARNAGKHAGGVVIAPSALTDFMPLYCEQGGKQLVSQLDKDDLEALGLVKFDFLGLRNLTIIDKAVKIINRERAVAGEVPLDIDQIPIDDVPTYELLKSCKTTALFQLESRGMKDLIQRLRPDHFEEIVALVALFRPGPLQSGMVDDFINRKHGRARIQYPHPSLEAILKPTYGVILYQEQVMQIAQVLSGYTLGGADLLRRAMGKKKPEEMAKQRDVFVNGAKERGVDGKLASDIFDLIEKFAGYGFNRSHSAAYALIAYQTAWLKAHYPAAFMAAVLSSDMDNTDKVVTMIAECRDMGLEVSVPAINRCGYEFLPVDGETILYGIGAIKGIGESAIEAILQAREEGGPFVDLFDLCARIDLRKVNKRVLESLIRSGALDDLGAHRASLMATLATALQAAGQHSKDREAGQGDMFGTAEIQAPAHGFVDVPEWSEDQRLEGEKDTLGLYLSGHPIARYEQELARITTATIAALDGRSERSVVAGLVVGLRTMQTRRGDRMAFVTLDDRTGRLELAVFSDLYTSAREQLAKDSLVVVEGQLSVDEYTGGFKMRAEKIYNIDQARSEFASRLVIDVDADRAGNGFVAELKRILEPAVPGACPVYIHYRSGNAEAEIVLGEEWTVDPSAAVIDRLADLAGEDRVRVVY
- a CDS encoding type II secretion system protein N — its product is MSAGFLHLPELPSSPWFPRVLNLIAALLLASGAAHWTWTLIHPPVAPVTLPAEAAIPSAPASADALVSAHLFGKADVAATPALDSIPVSSLNLVLNGIISAGNDSHALISVNGGEQAPFAVGDEVTTGVTLAAVYDDRVIISRGGKKESLLMYEDTGGSSAAALPSPAAGPAVVPMGKNRFNLSRSKLQNQLRRPDVLAQA